TTAAAATTTGTGATCATTAAATGCTTACAGATCTACTTCAAACTACCTTGAAAGAAGAACTTTTAATAGTCTATTATTATGTGCCTGTAAACTgtctattttatattttctattccTTTATATCTTTAGTTGCAAGTCAGGAAAAATGTCTACGGCCAGCAGGATTGCCATGTCTAATCCAAAGCAAACCAATGGCAACCCACAGCGAATGATGCCAAGAAGCACAAACGCCTCAATGATGCGACAGTCCGAGGTCAAGCGGGTAAACCCTCTCGCAACTCCAATTTcacaaataatataatatatatatatactccaTTGTAGCGCATGAGTTTGATGCGCGCCGACAGTGATTCGGATCTGCTATACAACGAATATCTCTTCAAGTGATTTGCAATAAGTTATATGGATTTGTTGCTTCCCTttcaaaaattagtttttccaATCCAAAAATACCTAGGTTatgttaaaattaaaattgaaaccAAGACTGggaaaaatttaaagaaagTGTAATTTTTATACTTACCGGTGATGAGTCCATGATCATCTTAACTACATCGGCTCCAAACTTTTCTTTGTATTGTTTGGCAAGTCGCTCAGAGATTTCGCTGAGTGATGTTAGCTTGGGCTCCTTGTACACAAACTCGATGGCATGATCTTCTTCAAAGTACATCTAAAAAtagcattaaatttaatattaattttaaggGTATTCTGTAGATTACTCACTAATCCATAAAATACAACACGGTAAAAGCGACCCAACATTCTCTTTCCTGACCGATTCACTTCAACTATTTTATTATAGGCTTGCGTGAGATGCTCATAGCAGTGTGCCAGGTCCTGGTAACTACGATCTCTTTCGTACATGGGCAGGATGAGTTTGTAGAGCTCTCCAAGGCACTCAAATCTTTCAGCGCGATCCAAGAAGTCAGCACATAGCTTAAGCTGCTCCAGTAGCATTTGTTCGGTGTACTGGGAATCCTGAGCACCGGCATCCAGTTTGAGACCTTGCTCATCTAGGGGTATATTTGTAGATATCTTTCCGAATGCAGTGGATGACCAACTAAGAGTGCAACCACCTTTTAATCGGAGATATTCGCACATTAAAGCAGCAATGTGGAGATGGCAACAGGCAGCCTCCGACAGATTCCCATTCTGCTCGTGATTTCTGGCCATTGTCACTAACCAAGTATGACGAAGCTCTGGTGTGGAGGCATACGAATTGGCCAGGGAATACTGCAGTTCCAGCAATCTTTCAGGATCCATATGATGAGCCTGCATTTGGGCAGTGGCCATAAGTACAGTACGCACTCGACGCGTTAGGTCTTTAACCTCCATAGGAAAGCCTGTGCCCTTCATCGCCTTATCGCTATTCGCATAGCTATTGATGATCGACAAGCTTTCTTGGAATCTAGCATTGTTCAATCCAATTACGTTGCCAATCATCTGCGATACTGAGATAATAACTTGCAAGTGTACGCGAGTTAGAGCCTTTCGGCCACTGAATTCGAAGTTACTGCGCATGAGAAGATATAAAACAGCACAAGATTCGTGGCGAATCTCTACTAGGCGACTATCGCAGGCCTTAAGGAGCTCATATACCATCTGACCACACAACATGGCATTTCCTTTGAAAAGAGCCACTGCatagttgttaataaatgcTCGCAGAGCAGCAAAGACGTGTTTGGAGAGCCTTTCTGATTGACCCAACTGCAGGAATCTTAGGTAAACTCTGGCCACCTTGGGCAGGACTAAACTATCGGCCAAAAGTTGTCTGAACTGCAGAACATACAGACCTAAGCAGTCCAAAATAATCATGCCCACTTCGGTGGCCAAATTCGATTCATAGAGAGCCAACTGATTTCTAGCTAGGGTATCGATGTCCTCTAATAGGTGTTCCCGGGTTTGATTCAGGGTTCCACTTGATGGCTGCTGTTCCTGACTGCCGTTTTCCAAACCCGTGGGTGGTTGAGTCCTAGCTGGAAGAGTGTTAGCCTTGGCCAAACGTCCCTGACGGGTTTCTGTAGTTATCACTACACTTTTCTTGCCCACATATCGAAATTGCAGCAGGCAGAGATCCAAAATGGAGAGAAACTGCAGCGTCTCGGATTCATTGCAATTTTGCCACCAACCAATCATTTGCTCTTGTGAAAGGTGTTTGATGATGAAAAGAAAGCCCAGGAGAAGATCCTTGCTTTCCACAGAACTGAACTTATCGCAGCGGGACAGGATCTGTGCATGGGTAACGCTCACTGAGCGATTGTGACCATTTCGTAGGGCCACATCTGTGTCTCCATTCGTATAGGCTCCTATTGTGGTGGTGTCCTGAGAGTGCTGAAAAGAAGATGCATGCTAGCAACGCTTGATAGAATTTAATTAGACTATAACTTACCCCCGAGTCCGTATTTGAATTTAGTGAGAGATTGGAGATCCCATTGCTAATGGGTTGTCCAGCGATGGCGGCCAGATAGTTGTGCTCCTTCATGTGAACCGAGGTGCGGTATGGACTCGCTTGATCACAGTGCATAGTCAGACGATTCTTTGAACGCGGCGTGGACGTCAAGGAGCCAAAAGTGGAAGAGTCCTTGCTGAACACATAGCTACTTGAACAACTCAAGCGCTTAGTATAGGAAGCGGAGTCCGCATAAACGTGTCCATTGGGCGTACAAGCTCCAGACTCCGATAAATCATCAATCCGATGGATGTTGTCCATCACGACGCCCAACCACGGAACATAGAGCAGGGCAATCCTTGATAGCTGACCTTTCTGCTGATATCGATTATCCAACTCGTGTTTGGCCAAGAGATCCTTGAAAATGCCAAGCGCATGTCTTCTCACATGACCCACTTCATTGAGGCTACTTTTCAATTCCTGGAGTAGCAGCCCGGATAGAAAATGTTGTCTACAGAATTGTTCGGAAAGAGTGAAGTGCTGCATCATTTCAGGAGGTCTGTTCTTTGGATTCAAAACAAATGGCAGATTCAGTGGCACATAATGCTCATGCTGGCAGATCTCCTGCAGAAAGTTGAACTTGTATTCGTGAAGTATACGCGGATTACCAGGCGAAAATTCTCCCATATAACAGCGGATCAAACGAAAGACAAAGCCTCTGTCCATGTAGCTCAAACACTGGCGAACAAACTTAGCCAAAGATCGATTCAACAAATGAGTTTCCTCACTTAAATCCTCAAATCGTGTGGTTATGTAGGGCATTAGTGCCTTAATCAACTGTTCCACACGATCACCATATTCCTTGGGAAACCTTTCGTTGCGGAGCATTCGAATCCTACCCGTGGCCAACAAGTGCTGAGCCATGCTTTTTATAATCAGATCAAAGAATATCGACGAGTATCTCATGAACTTGTTGACGATGAGGAAATCCGGATTGCTAGGATTAAGGAGGTAGGGTAAATGCCTGCAGAGTTCTCCATGAACCGTCCTTTGCCTAGCAGTTTGTTGGCTATAGTAGGGTGCGTGAAATACGTATTTCACATAGGCTCCCAAGAGATCGGATCTTTTCGCCTGATCACTGATCAAATGGATGATGTTTGTAATCAAGCGGATTACATTCAAGCCGATTTCTTCCGACTGAGTGTGAACTAGCAGAGTAAACAGCTCATTAAGGACCGTGGGTAAATAGTTAATCAACGATTTCATATCAATGGCGTGGGCAGCTTTCAAGATCTTGCaggtttccgtttccgctggcACTGCTCCAGTTTTGCCCCCCTCCAGCAACCTTTCACAGTGTCCAAAAAAGTTGTGCAAGTGCTGATCGGCAGTCAGAACCGTGGAATCCAGACGCAGTCCCACCGTATATAAATTCCTCTGATTGTCGATCCACTGGATATCCGGACCGCAGTTCTGCTGAGAAATTGGAAGGGTTTGTAGGCAGCCAAGGGTGGGGTGGATAGTGGGTGGTTGATGGTGCAATTAGCGTGCATATCAGTGCGGAGAAAGAGAACACAGAAAAAGAGCACAGGTTAGTTGGCAAGCCAGGGAATGAATGCATGGAGTATGAAGTATGTTGGGTAAAAgacaaaacaaacatttcatGAGTTGATGAACGACTTGGCGCAGCACACAACGTACACAACTTACCCCTTTGCCCCATCCCAAGGGTTGGATAGATAGATAGCCGACTGGCAATGTGGCAGCCACCGGAAGCTGTTGTTCCTCCAGGCATATCCGATTCTTCTGAAGCAATGGCAACCAGGCATAGCCAATAGGTGTTTCGAACGCCGCATTTGCATCCCTTTTCTTGCTGAGATTACATGACACGTGGTAGAAGGAAAAGAGCAGGTGGTGTTCCGGAAATAGTCCCAGCGGTAGACGTAGCTTGATTTCCTCGTACCATGTGGGCGTTACATTGTGATGCAGCACCGGGCAGGCGATCTGGGACACTAAAAGATCCTGACCAGGGCGACCATATATGCACTgcaatcaaaatttatttatgtattcataattttgaaaattttattaattttaccTTTAAGGGTTTGCTGTACTCCCCATCTCCATCACGTAGCTCCACCACGACCGTAATATTCCTGGCTCTTGAGAACAGTTTCTGACTGTCGAATTGCAAACTCAGTGGGTACACATAGAGGTGGTTACAGAAACTGGTATAAGGGTGGGCATCCCGTTCACTTTGGCTTTGGAATTCTGCCACTTCTACAGTGGGCGATTGCTTGGAAGATGGGCTAAAGGTGGACAAGGGTGCCAGCGATTTGCTTAAGCCGCAAGGTGTGGTTTGGTCtaggaactgcatctgcatcttAAGACTGCCAGGAATAATTGTAAGTTTGCTTAGTTTTTCCGGCTTGCGATAATCGACCAAAAGCTTAAGAAGTTCCTCATCCTTCAGTTTGGGTATCTCCTGGCGATAAATGGGACTGAACTCAAACTCTCTTTTGGGATCTACATCCAATTCGTGACTGTATTGCTTGAAGAGCGGTCTTGCAGCCCAGGCGAAAGGCTGCCGGTAATGTCCAATATGTTGAGCATAGCTCTTTGCCGCTTTGTAGACTTTTTGGCCTAGCTTTGGATCCTTGCCAGCTTTCAGATACGGTTCGGTAACCTGGGCTATTCCTGATTGCAGTATTTTCTCTATGCGCACAACCTATACGAGATAACCTTTAATCAATATGGCATttagatataattaattaattactaACCAAATATATATCGGCATGTGGAGCTGTCACGGAAAGTAGACATTGTCTCAGTTGCTGAAATTGCTGTCGATTCGATCGCAACAGCTCGGCAGACACTCCATCAAAAAGGGAATGCGGTGCTTGACAGGCAGTGCTCCTTTCATCGCCCTCCGCTGACTTTCTAGGGACTCCACAACCAGCGACTGACGAAGGTACCGGAGTATTCGGCAATAGCTGGGCTGCCCACTGCTCATTTACATTGAAGTAAAAGTTCTCGCTTAACTTTCGATTTGCCTTGGCATCGAACAAGGCCAGGCTGGTGATATAGGGTTCCACCTGCTGTTCGACTCCACCCGCGGAGCTCTCATCCTGTGGAATGCACTGCAGCCGGAAGCGCAGGTTATGGCAGGTGAGCAGTAACCGTGTGCCAAAGTGCTCTCGATATTGCTCAACATTATCGCTACCGCTCCCCTTGACTGGCGACTGATAGCAAGCAAAAAGGCGGCGGCGCTGTTCCCTTCTTGCCAAAGCAATCGAGTGATCCGTTTCTCGTCCATACTTCATTAATTGTGGATGCAGTGATTGATCTAAGCCCTTCAAAGTGCCAAAGGTAGGTGGATCCATTGCTGGTGGCTGGAGCTGTGGACTTGGATTTGAACCAATAGATGGGTGCCGCTCCAGTGAAGCATTTCGCTTCTCCTCTTGTGCGCGATTTTGGGCCAAAACCGATGAAATCTTGCTGAGCCAGTCCTTAAAATCCTGTTCGTTTTCGGCAGCCAGTGTGAAGGATTTATGACCCGTCGTCATGCGGAGCTCGAAACAAAAGCGGCCACGTTTGGGATTCTGAAAGGgattcaaaattattttttgtcgCTCTATATTTTCCGTTGGAATTTAACCACTCACCTGAACCACATCTGTGCAAAAGTCCATTACTATTGTGGCTTTGGCTTCGCCTTGTTTCTCGTCCTTGTGCAGTTCTAATATATATGTTCCATCTATCTCCTGTCGCAGATAGCAGTAGCGTCGTTTAAACGATTTATTGCCAATATTGGCAAACATTCGATCTGAAGCCGAATCGGGTCCTTTTAGTAGATATCCCTGCTTGGTAATGGTGTCCGCCTGTGAGCGAGTCATCTGCTCGTCAATGCGATCCTGATCCGCATCGATTTCATAGATCTCTTCCACCAGTTCCTCTGCAGGCGATATGCTAAGATAAAAtggcttaattaaattgtattcgctataaaacaaacaattgcAATATATACCTAGGAAGATCGTGACAGTTTCCACCATAGGCATTGTATTTATAATGGATCAAGTGATTCTTAGCCCTGTATGTGTAGAGAGCCTGCCGTGTGAATCTGGTGCACTCAGCCCTGGATCCGTGAGGCTGTCCATCGACTAAGTCCTCGGCGTTCCCATCGTCCGCAAACTCATCCACCTCCTCCGGCTGGGCCAAATTCGATCGGAGTGTTATCGACGACAGGGCTGACTCATAGGAGGAATCCTTTTGACTGGAGGAGCCATTCGAGCACTGTGAACTCTTTCTGGAGAGTTGACCATGTCCATTGGAATTGTTCaagctgctgctactgctgctgcttgtgtGCCCATTACCATTTCCATTGTGGTGGCTACCATTCGATTGTATGCTACCCTGCCGACTCACTTGACTGTGTCCATTTCCATTCGTTATCATGGAAGGACCATGAAGGGGACACACAATCGCCTCATTGGGAGGATCGAATCGGTCCGCCACTGATTTGGCATTTGTTCGCTGCTTGCGGGGCATGATAATTTCCTATCGgaacagaaaagaaaattagatTGTATCACGTACATTTGTAAAATTTGTCAGTTGTATAGTATATTCTTTTACTCACCGATACATCATCTGTGGGATAGATGAGTAGCTCCCTCTGCGGATCATTTTGGATaacagttttatttttggctatAAAGGCTTCAAAATCAATCGGCTCCACCACGAGTGGCTTgttctgaaacaagaagattGAGATAAGTATACGCTTctattttcaaaatgtttgtatgCTAATTTATGCGAGCCACTTGTAAAAGCAGAGCGTCCCTATTAATAGCACTCCCCCAAGTAAATAATGCCCAAATGTTATCCATTCCCGATGCCGGAATGCAGACGGATTTCGAGAGATTTATAGAGACAACGCACGTCATAAATTTATGGCTACTTGGTGATGTGTGAGGTTCGCTCTTATTTTCACTACCCCCCACACAGAAAAGACCTTGACCGCATTACAAAGCGGATGCCTCCACTTCTACCCCTAGTGTAATGATATTTTCCATGTCTGCCACTTGgaataaacaaattcatttcgcCTAAACTCTAAACATAGTAAGTTTTAGCGTTTTGCATTTCTTGTACGCCACAGGCAATTGTTGATATTTTCTGCTTTTTGCGTCTTCGATTTCGCAAAATGATGATGAAGATACAATCATATCTGTGCCACGAGGTGTGTGACCCAATCGGTGACCCCACCCAATATGACATGTCCACAGAGGGTTAAAGTGCCACTTCCGTTTTGGCATATCCATTTCAGGCGACTTTCGGATGTGCTGTCATTTTATTGTCTTCTTGAAACTCGAGGTGTGTGGGCTTGATGTGTGTTTTATTCTTGGGCTTGGTTTATTTCAGGAAGACACGGGTCAACTCCGGCCATGGGAAAAGTTAATTTCGAACAACCTTTAAACGACGTTAACTGCGACATTGGAAAAAGGATTGTCATAGGTTGGGATCGGTTATTAGAGACTGAATCCATTCTGGGTGGGGTTATTAGAACATATACCACATTTTCGTAATTTAAAAGTAAGAAGTCATTATAAGTTGTAGTTAGCCCAAATTGAAGGCACTGCAGTTTGAAAAGTTCGACATTTAAAGGTCGAGCTTTTTACTTTAAAGGTTATAGCTAATAAAAATCCATAACATATTGGCAGGCAATCCATCTATATCAGCTGTCAGCTAGTTTCACTGGCAAACCTTGGCTTTGGCCCTGATTCCAATCGCATGTGCCTTAtgcccagccacgcccacaaaagTATCTGGCCTGTCCACCCCCTTTCTCCAGCATGGACTGCAATGTCATTGCACTCGCCCACTTAGCCACTTTTGGGCTCGAGCTTGGGGGAAAGCATTTTCCATTGTGAGCTCAGGCGCGGGCCTTTTCCTGGAGCTCCTCCATTTCGCCTCTTGGCACGCACCGCATGCAAATTGGCAGACGTCGCCGCTTGCGTAATTAAAACCACAAACCGGCGACAACgtcagctaaaaaaaaaagagctaCAGGTAAAAAGTACACCTACGGCTATGCGACAAGTGCATGGGCATTGCGCAAAAAGGCAAACTCATCAGCGATCGGGTGGGCAATTACCAAATCGATTGGCCAGCATAAAATCACGAGAAAGTTGGGCAAACATTTTCGGTGGctaatttttcgtttttttgttttttttttagtagtGTGAGCTAAACTTAAGTCTTTAAAATGCATTGCCATGGCGGTCGATCAGTAGACACGCAAATTTGCGGTGCAAGATTCCATGAGGCACAACTGGTCCAGCTGGGCGTGAAGAGCTTAAAGATTCACCACCGAACACATGCCACTGCTCAGTGATCATGATCTGAAGCCATTAGACACTTCATATTAAACAGTAATGGCAGTTATGGCATATTTATATCGAATTTAAAATGATCACAACATACAAATATGGTGGGCAGGAATACCCTCCATATAGCGATAACATTTAAGCAACTTAAAATGTAAGATTTCACTTTAGTCATCTTTCGCTGCttgttagttttaaatttataggTACTTATTATTTGGCTTTTAGGTTCCGGCATCACTGATGATTATCTCTGCCAGCAGCCAGTTTCAATTTAAAGCTAGCGGTTTGAGGCGCCTCTCGCCGGGCAAAACGTGACGATTTATGCATATTTCAGTGAAACATTGACCAGGCCTcaagtggcagtggcagtggcagtggcagtagATGTGGCAGTTACGACTCTCCCCATCATCCGACGCCCCCTTCTTAACAAGGCTTGACTTTCATTGATTTAAGCATGGCAATTGGCCCTGGCATGTCTTGAATGTCACTTGAGTTGGTGTCCCTTCATTTTACTCGCTtatcaattgaaattgcagCAAGGCGGCAGATGCCTTCATTTATATCTGCTACATATTTCTTACAAAGAGTAGTAGTATGCACGTAGTAGTAGAGAAATGCGGGAAAGGGTGAAAAGTTGGTTCGGCTCATTTGGAATTCGCTTTGAAGTGGAAACCGTTCAAGTGGTCTATACTATAGACTTTCCACTTCCTGATTTGCATTTTCTGGGCACGGAATTATTGTGACtaaatttagcttaacttatTGCATATGATTTGTT
The sequence above is a segment of the Drosophila melanogaster chromosome 2L genome. Coding sequences within it:
- the Ziz gene encoding zizimin, isoform G, whose product is MERKFTRGLNKLGSAVQMRENVSQLVRESAVLNKPLVVEPIDFEAFIAKNKTVIQNDPQRELLIYPTDDVSEIIMPRKQRTNAKSVADRFDPPNEAIVCPLHGPSMITNGNGHSQVSRQGSIQSNGSHHNGNGNGHTSSSSSSSLNNSNGHGQLSRKSSQCSNGSSSQKDSSYESALSSITLRSNLAQPEEVDEFADDGNAEDLVDGQPHGSRAECTRFTRQALYTYRAKNHLIHYKYNAYGGNCHDLPSISPAEELVEEIYEIDADQDRIDEQMTRSQADTITKQGYLLKGPDSASDRMFANIGNKSFKRRYCYLRQEIDGTYILELHKDEKQGEAKATIVMDFCTDVVQNPKRGRFCFELRMTTGHKSFTLAAENEQDFKDWLSKISSVLAQNRAQEEKRNASLERHPSIGSNPSPQLQPPAMDPPTFGTLKGLDQSLHPQLMKYGRETDHSIALARREQRRRLFACYQSPVKGSGSDNVEQYREHFGTRLLLTCHNLRFRLQCIPQDESSAGGVEQQVEPYITSLALFDAKANRKLSENFYFNVNEQWAAQLLPNTPVPSSVAGCGVPRKSAEGDERSTACQAPHSLFDGVSAELLRSNRQQFQQLRQCLLSVTAPHADIYLVVRIEKILQSGIAQVTEPYLKAGKDPKLGQKVYKAAKSYAQHIGHYRQPFAWAARPLFKQYSHELDVDPKREFEFSPIYRQEIPKLKDEELLKLLVDYRKPEKLSKLTIIPGSLKMQMQFLDQTTPCGLSKSLAPLSTFSPSSKQSPTVEVAEFQSQSERDAHPYTSFCNHLYVYPLSLQFDSQKLFSRARNITVVVELRDGDGEYSKPLKCIYGRPGQDLLVSQIACPVLHHNVTPTWYEEIKLRLPLGLFPEHHLLFSFYHVSCNLSKKRDANAAFETPIGYAWLPLLQKNRICLEEQQLPVAATLPVGYLSIQPLGWGKGQNCGPDIQWIDNQRNLYTVGLRLDSTVLTADQHLHNFFGHCERLLEGGKTGAVPAETETCKILKAAHAIDMKSLINYLPTVLNELFTLLVHTQSEEIGLNVIRLITNIIHLISDQAKRSDLLGAYVKYVFHAPYYSQQTARQRTVHGELCRHLPYLLNPSNPDFLIVNKFMRYSSIFFDLIIKSMAQHLLATGRIRMLRNERFPKEYGDRVEQLIKALMPYITTRFEDLSEETHLLNRSLAKFVRQCLSYMDRGFVFRLIRCYMGEFSPGNPRILHEYKFNFLQEICQHEHYVPLNLPFVLNPKNRPPEMMQHFTLSEQFCRQHFLSGLLLQELKSSLNEVGHVRRHALGIFKDLLAKHELDNRYQQKGQLSRIALLYVPWLGVVMDNIHRIDDLSESGACTPNGHVYADSASYTKRLSCSSSYVFSKDSSTFGSLTSTPRSKNRLTMHCDQASPYRTSVHMKEHNYLAAIAGQPISNGISNLSLNSNTDSGDTTTIGAYTNGDTDVALRNGHNRSVSVTHAQILSRCDKFSSVESKDLLLGFLFIIKHLSQEQMIGWWQNCNESETLQFLSILDLCLLQFRYVGKKSVVITTETRQGRLAKANTLPARTQPPTGLENGSQEQQPSSGTLNQTREHLLEDIDTLARNQLALYESNLATEVGMIILDCLGLYVLQFRQLLADSLVLPKVARVYLRFLQLGQSERLSKHVFAALRAFINNYAVALFKGNAMLCGQMVYELLKACDSRLVEIRHESCAVLYLLMRSNFEFSGRKALTRVHLQVIISVSQMIGNVIGLNNARFQESLSIINSYANSDKAMKGTGFPMEVKDLTRRVRTVLMATAQMQAHHMDPERLLELQYSLANSYASTPELRHTWLVTMARNHEQNGNLSEAACCHLHIAALMCEYLRLKGGCTLSWSSTAFGKISTNIPLDEQGLKLDAGAQDSQYTEQMLLEQLKLCADFLDRAERFECLGELYKLILPMYERDRSYQDLAHCYEHLTQAYNKIVEVNRSGKRMLGRFYRVVFYGLMYFEEDHAIEFVYKEPKLTSLSEISERLAKQYKEKFGADVVKMIMDSSPVKVDELDAKLAYIQVTHVIPFFSKDELDQRLNEFEQNHDVDTFMYETPFTKSGAARGSVEEQWKRKTVIKTQYSFPYVLKRIPVKSREIIELSPIEVAIDEMQSKVSELEEIILPPADVKKLQLRLQGSVAVTVNAGPLAYAHAFLDAKVVNNFSMDRVGDLKDVFRDFIVVCQKALFLNERIISADQKEYHHVLKENYEKLCQALSELLDDESFQPLGDDADSINQRNSMALFNAISGASHNSSTA
- the Ziz gene encoding zizimin, isoform K, yielding MERKFTRGLNKLGSAVQMRENVSQLVRESAVLNKPLVVEPIDFEAFIAKNKTVIQNDPQRELLIYPTDDVSEIIMPRKQRTNAKSVADRFDPPNEAIVCPLHGPSMITNGNGHSQVSRQGSIQSNGSHHNGNGNGHTSSSSSSSLNNSNGHGQLSRKSSQCSNGSSSQKDSSYESALSSITLRSNLAQPEEVDEFADDGNAEDLVDGQPHGSRAECTRFTRQALYTYRAKNHLIHYKYNAYGGNCHDLPSISPAEELVEEIYEIDADQDRIDEQMTRSQADTITKQGYLLKGPDSASDRMFANIGNKSFKRRYCYLRQEIDGTYILELHKDEKQGEAKATIVMDFCTDVVQNPKRGRFCFELRMTTGHKSFTLAAENEQDFKDWLSKISSVLAQNRAQEEKRNASLERHPSIGSNPSPQLQPPAMDPPTFGTLKGLDQSLHPQLMKYGRETDHSIALARREQRRRLFACYQSPVKGSGSDNVEQYREHFGTRLLLTCHNLRFRLQCIPQDESSAGGVEQQVEPYITSLALFDAKANRKLSENFYFNVNEQWAAQLLPNTPVPSSVAGCGVPRKSAEGDERSTACQAPHSLFDGVSAELLRSNRQQFQQLRQCLLSVTAPHADIYLVVRIEKILQSGIAQVTEPYLKAGKDPKLGQKVYKAAKSYAQHIGHYRQPFAWAARPLFKQYSHELDVDPKREFEFSPIYRQEIPKLKDEELLKLLVDYRKPEKLSKLTIIPGSLKMQMQFLDQTTPCGLSKSLAPLSTFSPSSKQSPTVEVAEFQSQSERDAHPYTSFCNHLYVYPLSLQFDSQKLFSRARNITVVVELRDGDGEYSKPLKCIYGRPGQDLLVSQIACPVLHHNVTPTWYEEIKLRLPLGLFPEHHLLFSFYHVSCNLSKKRDANAAFETPIGYAWLPLLQKNRICLEEQQLPVAATLPVGYLSIQPLGWGKGNCGPDIQWIDNQRNLYTVGLRLDSTVLTADQHLHNFFGHCERLLEGGKTGAVPAETETCKILKAAHAIDMKSLINYLPTVLNELFTLLVHTQSEEIGLNVIRLITNIIHLISDQAKRSDLLGAYVKYVFHAPYYSQQTARQRTVHGELCRHLPYLLNPSNPDFLIVNKFMRYSSIFFDLIIKSMAQHLLATGRIRMLRNERFPKEYGDRVEQLIKALMPYITTRFEDLSEETHLLNRSLAKFVRQCLSYMDRGFVFRLIRCYMGEFSPGNPRILHEYKFNFLQEICQHEHYVPLNLPFVLNPKNRPPEMMQHFTLSEQFCRQHFLSGLLLQELKSSLNEVGHVRRHALGIFKDLLAKHELDNRYQQKGQLSRIALLYVPWLGVVMDNIHRIDDLSESGACTPNGHVYADSASYTKRLSCSSSYVFSKDSSTFGSLTSTPRSKNRLTMHCDQASPYRTSVHMKEHNYLAAIAGQPISNGISNLSLNSNTDSGHSQDTTTIGAYTNGDTDVALRNGHNRSVSVTHAQILSRCDKFSSVESKDLLLGFLFIIKHLSQEQMIGWWQNCNESETLQFLSILDLCLLQFRYVGKKSVVITTETRQGRLAKANTLPARTQPPTGLENGSQEQQPSSGTLNQTREHLLEDIDTLARNQLALYESNLATEVGMIILDCLGLYVLQFRQLLADSLVLPKVARVYLRFLQLGQSERLSKHVFAALRAFINNYAVALFKGNAMLCGQMVYELLKACDSRLVEIRHESCAVLYLLMRSNFEFSGRKALTRVHLQVIISVSQMIGNVIGLNNARFQESLSIINSYANSDKAMKGTGFPMEVKDLTRRVRTVLMATAQMQAHHMDPERLLELQYSLANSYASTPELRHTWLVTMARNHEQNGNLSEAACCHLHIAALMCEYLRLKGGCTLSWSSTAFGKISTNIPLDEQGLKLDAGAQDSQYTEQMLLEQLKLCADFLDRAERFECLGELYKLILPMYERDRSYQDLAHCYEHLTQAYNKIVEVNRSGKRMLGRFYRVVFYGLMYFEEDHAIEFVYKEPKLTSLSEISERLAKQYKEKFGADVVKMIMDSSPVKVDELDAKLAYIQVTHVIPFFSKDELDQRLNEFEQNHDVDTFMYETPFTKSGAARGSVEEQWKRKTVIKTQYSFPYVLKRIPVKSREIIELSPIEVAIDEMQSKVSELEEIILPPADVKKLQLRLQGSVAVTVNAGPLAYAHAFLDAKVVNNFSMDRVGDLKDVFRDFIVVCQKALFLNERIISADQKEYHHVLKENYEKLCQALSELLDDESFQPLGDDADSINQRNSMALFNAISGASHNSRPYFVDQNTSNSTHHHSSHINTQNSTHHS